ATAAAGCGGAATATCTAAAGCACTTGCAGCCGCTTTAGCTGTTGCCAGCGACACTGACAGAATGGCATTCGCACCCAAATTGGCTTTATTGGGGGAATTGTCCAGCGAGATCATCAGGCGATCGATCACGGTTTGCTGAAGCGCATCAAACCCCAACAGCTTGGACGAAATTTTTTCCTCAACATTGACCACAGCTTTGAGCACACCCTTGCCACCATAGCGACTGGGATCGCCATCTCTCAGCTCGTGGGCTTCAAAACTCCCTGTCGAAGCACCGCTGGGCACTTGAGCCAACCCGATCGCCCCATTTTCCAGGTGCACCTCTGCCTCAATTGTCGGGCGACCACGCGAGTCTAAGATCTCCCGTGCCAAAATCTTGCTGATACTTGTGTCCATTAAGTTCATAAATTTCACTCCCTGCCCTGCTCTAGCTAGACAATCAACCCACTCGCTTAGAATACGCTGGATTTGTATTTAGGTGAATGGGAAAGCGATCGCCATTTGGTGGAATCTCATTATTTCATCATCTTGGCAACTCAAATACAGCCATCTCGACAATCCTCAACGGGAATTCTGGCTGATGTTGCACAATAAAAAGAAAGCGTTGGGGAAAGTCATTATGCGAATGCTACATACGATGTTGCGGGTTGGCAACTTAGAAAAATCGCTGAAGTTTTACTGCGATGTGTTGGGTATGAAACTCCTCCGTCAGAAAGATTACCCCGGTGGCGAGTTTACGCTGGCGTTTGTCGGGTACGGCGATGAGGCTGACCACACCGTATTGGAGTTGACCTACAACTGGGGTACCGATCATTATGATCTGGGCAACGCCTACGGTCACATTGCGCTGGGTGTAGATGACATCTACGCTACCTGCGAGACGATCAGAAATTTGGGCGGTAAGGTCGTTCGGGAACCCGGTCCCATGAAGCACGGATCTACCGTCATCGCCTTTGTTGAAGACCCCGATGGCTACAAGGTTGAGTTGATTCAGCTTAGCACTCAGGGATCAGAATCTACGAAGCAGGAAGCGACCCCTCAATTGGCAACCCAGTAATTTAGGAAATAGTAGGGGTACGATTTTCGGGTAATGGTAGGAACGCGATTAATCGCGTTCCTACCATTACCCGATTTCCCCTAATTGCTCTATCCCTTACCCATCTGTCAAACTAAATCAGGTGGTATGTTCAATTTGGTGTGTCAGGAGAAATCATGGTAGTCGGGATTGCCTTTTTTATTGGCGCATTTATATTTGCCAGTTTTGTCGAATATTGGATGCATCGATTGATGCACGCCTCGCCGAAGGTGGGTGAGCGGCACCGCGATCACCACCGCCGCAACGAAGGGCAGGGCGTTGTGTGGGAGTTTCGCGATTATGTCAAGGGAAGTGCGATCGCCATGCTGATTCCCTTCCTGTTCTCAATTCCAGCGGGGATCGGTTGGCTCAGTGGCGCGTTGGTGTTTGCAGCGTTTTCTGCCTATGCTCACCAACTCCAGCACGAGAACCCAACCAAGTGTTTTTGGATGAAGATGCCCGTTCACTACGTCCATCATCGCTATGGCATGTGGCATCACAATTTTGGATTAGCGGTCGATTGGTGGGATCACATCTTCCGCACCTACAAACCCGTGGAATGGCGGGCTGAAGCGGAGGAAAAGATGCCTCCACGCGGTTACTTAGAACTGCGCTGGTGGTAATCTGAATGTCTTAAACCCCCGGAATCCTCAAGATTCCGGGGGTTTTGAGTTCTTTAAACAAGCGAAAGCCGGGGTGTAGTCCCGGCTCCAACAGGAATCGATCGATTAACTGCTGCGGCGATCGCCCGCAAACTCCGCACTAAATTCACCATTTCATCAAGCGAGAGAGCCTGACGCGCATCGGATACCGACTGCTCTGGAACGGGATGGCACTCCACCATCACCCCATCGGCTCCACAGGCGATCGCGGCTCTAGCCAGATCAGCCACCAACTCCCGCTTACCAGCGGCATGGCTGGGATCAACGATCACGGGTAGATGAGTGATTTGCTTCAAGGCAACAACGGCTCCCAAGTCCAGAACGTTGCGAGTGTAGGTGTCGAAGCTGCGAATGCCCCGCTCACAGAGAATCACGTTGGGGTTGCCGTGGCTGAGGATGTATTCTGCTGCCATCACGAACTCTTCAATCGTGGCAGCGAGTCCCCGCTTCAGGACGATCGGCTTGTTCACCTGACCCAATGCCTTTAGCAGGTCAAAGTTTTGCATGTTGCGGCTTCCCACCTGCAACACATCCGCGTGCGCCATGACTTCCTCAATTTGAGAAATGGCCATGACTTCCGTAATCACGGGTACGCTGTATTGCTTGCGAATCGAGCTGAGAATTTGCAATCCCTCTAAGCCCATGCCCTGGAAGTCGTAAGGTGAGGTGCGGGGTTTGTAAACTCCCCCTCGTAATGCTTGAACTGGAGCGATCGCCAACTGACTGGCAACCGCTTCCATCTGAGCCTGACTCTCAACGGAGCAAGGTCCACCCACGATCAGGAGGTTTTCGCCCCCCACCGTTACCTGTTCAGACAGGTGGATCACGGTCGTTTGCTGAGTGTCAGTTTTGAGAGCGAGTTTAGCCTTTTGCACAAGAATCTCCTTTGGAATTGAGTTGTAGACGGTGTATGAAGGAAATGAAACAGGCGAGAGGTTTGACATTAAAAAACCCGGTTCCTTTTAGGCTCCGGGTTCTCTAAGAGATTGCATGACGAAGTCACCCGGAGTAGTTCCTGGTCCAAAAAAAGTAAAAGCTAAAGCTGAACTGGGATTGGGTGAACATGGTCATTTCCTGAGACTGATCTTCTGAAATAGGGCTAGATAAAACAAAAACCGCAGAGTGTGTTCTGCGGTTCACCTGAGGTTCCATGACAAGCTGGACTCACCCCCGGTGAACCTGTCTAAACCAAAAATAAAAGTAGGACGTGGAGCAATACATAAATCTTGCGCGGAACTTTTGCGGTTTTTGCGATTCCTAACTTGTTAACAACCGTATCAAGGATTGCAAAGGAACGTCAAGTACCCGCGTGGGGGAAATGGGTCAGTGGGCAGTGGTCAGTGGGCAGTGGTCAATAGTTATACCGATTTAATGTTTGATTGTGGCAGATCCCTGGGTAGGGGCGTTTCGCGAAACGCCCTTACGGAATCATGTGCAGCGAAGCCAATTCAAATTGGTATTAGTAGTCAGTGGTCAGTGGTTAAGGGTCAGTAGTTAACGTCAGTTCGGTTTAAGAGCCCGGCGAATGAATTCGCGGCTACTAGAGCGAAGTCCGCCGATGAGGACTACGGAAAATCAAGGTTTGACGAACTGACGCAGGTCGGTTTTGCTCCTAATAGCGGCGGTTAAAAACGCTGAAATCCTTATCCCGAATTCACGTTAGTTAATGGTTAATGGTCAGTGGTTAATGGTTAACAGTCAGTACAGCGATTCTCACTTTCCCGCTCTCCCATGCTCCTACTCCTACTTCCCCGATTCCTCCCCTGACTCCCTGACTCCTCTAATCCTTTTACTCCTCTACGCCCACTCACGTCTCACACCCGATCGCCTCGCTGATATGGCTCATGTTATGGTGCTCTAGCCGTTCAACTAGTCCTTGAAGAATGCGTTTCACCATCCACGGACCTTCGTAAATCCAGCCTGTGTAAACTTGCACAAGGCTAGCTCCGGCAGCCATTTTTTCCCAGGCATCAGCCGCGGTAAAAATACCTCCCACACCGATGATGGGCAAAGTGCCCTGGGTTTTCTGGTAGATATAACGAATCACATCTGTCGATCGCTGTCGTAGGGGGGCACCACTGATCCCGCCTGCTTCCTCCGTGATGGGGTTACCAGTGGCAGCGATCGCCTGGGTGACTAAACCCTCCCGACGAATGGTGGTGTTGGTGGCGATGATGCCTGCCAGAGAATAGGTTTGAGAGAGGGTAATCACATCGGCGATCGCCTCCCACTCTAAATCAGGAGCAATCTTGACCAAAATAGGTTTGTGTTCCGAGTTGGCTTGCTGCAACGCTTGCAAAATCAGGTCTAGCTGCTCAGTAGATTGGAGCGATCGCAACCCTGGGGTATTGGGTGAAGATACATTAACGACAAAATAATCCCCCAGATTTTGTAGCAGCCGAAAACTTCCTTGATAATCTGCCGCTGCCTCTTCAAGAGGTGTTACTTTAGATTTGCCTAGATTAATTCCTAACGGCAAACTGCTATTTCTCCAGTTACGTTCAGATGACCCCAAATTTGCCTTAGCTTCTGGCTCAGTTGCCCTAAAGTGAAGCTGGGTTGCTAGAGCAGCAGCACCTCGGTTGTTAAATCCCATGCGGTTTAACACCGCCTGGTCAGCAGTTAGACGAAATAGGCGGGGTTTGGGGTTGCCCGGTTGGGGTTGCAAGGTGACTGTCCCCAACTCGGCAAAGCCAAAACCAAAGTTAGACCATATCTTTGCAGCCAAACCGTCTTTGTCAAACCCTGCGGCTAAACCTACGGGATTGCTAAATTGGATGCCCCAGAGGGTTTGTGACAGGGAAGGATGGTGGAAAGAGTACAATTGCTCTAGCTGTTGACCGATCCATTGACCCCAACGGGTAGATTGGTGTTGGTTGAGCCAGTGCAAACGTTGAATTGCCTGCTGATGCAGCCATTCTGGGTCTGCTTTTAACCCCGAAAAGAGCAGGGGACGAATACCTGCTTGATAAATGTCCAATTCCTTTAAACCCATGAATAAAGTGCAGCATTTTAGTCTAATAGACCATAGCCATCCCAGGTGGGCTATAGGAGTTGCATTGTTTCGGGATGTATCCCTCAGTCGAGAGTTTCACCCCTGACCCCGTCCTACCCCTCGTCACTACGGCTATACATATAATTTAGGACTCAGTATACAACTCCTACTTCCGCGCCAAGGAAGGAAGAATTGCCAAGGAACAAAGCAACTTTGTTGAGGTGTCACAAGATGGTCAGACAGCTTTTAACCTTTCAACCCATACCCATGGACGGTTAACCTATGAGTTCAACATCAACGAGTTCATCAAGACACAGATTGTTAAACGATTGGATTTAGTGTGCTAGGGGGCTGAGTCAAAGGGTAGATTAAGGTACAACCGTGGTAGGTCTGCTTAAATGAGGTCGATGGCTAAAGGGATACTCTCCTCTAAACTTTAAAAGTTTCACCACGACTGTCGCAGCAACACTTGGTATTTAGTAAATTTCGTGCGATCGCCCGCTACTAAAGCTTTAGAACAAGGGCACATTGAGACGGCTATTGATCAAAACTTATGAAAGGTTCAAATCAGATTGCTCTACTTAGACTGTCAATTTAACGTCCAGATTAGAAACGGCAACCGGGGGTAAAGCGGGAGCTAGACAACATGGGTTCGCAAAAAGAGCCATCGGCTTATGAAAGACAACTGGTTGCCTTAGGACGGACTCTCCAAAGCTTGCGAGAGTTAGAAAATGCTGACGCCTTGATCGAAACAACGCTGAATTATTTGCAGACAGAGTTTGACTATGCCCTGGTCTGGGTGGGTTTATATGACCGGGTAGAACATCGGCTTATTGGCAAAGGGGGCACAACTCCAGCAGGCGATGCTTCTGTTTTAAAGCAACGCCTTGCTCTCAATCCGGGTGACTTATTAGAGCAGGTCGTCATTCAACAGCGTCCTTTAGGGGTGCCTGACCTGCGAGAAGAAGCCAGAGCCGGAGAATGGCGGCGGGCAGCTCAGAAATTCAACATTCAGGGAACGGTGATTTTCCCGATTCGGCACAAAGATCGCTGCTATGGGGTCACACTGTTGGGATCGGTGCTATGGGGCATCTCGCCACACTCTGAGGAAAAAGCCCGATTATCGATGGTTTTAGGAGGCTTGGGGGCTGCACTGTATCAGATCGATATGGATGTGCAGCGTCAGCAGACAAAACGCCCTGCTGAGCCGTTGTTAGCCTTGCTGGCAAAATTGCGGACATTGCCAACCCTAAAACAGCGACTAGAGGCGATCGTCGATGAGACACATCGGTTTATTAACGCCGATCGCACCCACATCTATTGGTTTGAACCCCAACGACGTTATTTCTGGCAACGAGTCAGCACAACGCCACTACGAGGAGATGCTAATTCGCAGACCACAGGCATTACAGCCCAGGAGGTCAACAGTTTTTATCAAGCTCTGGCCGCCGATCAATTGGTTGCCATTGGAGAGGCACACAGTTCTCTCAAGGCAGAGATCACCGGACGGTTGATGCAGCATTTAGGGGCGCGATCGCTCCTGGCGGCTCCTATTTTGTTCCAGCAAGAGTTGTTGGGGTTTATTGCAGTCGAAGGTACTGAAGCTCGGATCTGGTCAGAAGAGGAGAAAAATTACGTCCGGGGGGCAGCCCATCTGGTGGCTCTCACCGCTCCGTTAGAGCAGATGGAGGAAACCATCGCCCAGGTGAAGCTAGACCAGGCACTCACCTCAGAAGTCTCCCATGCCATCTTTAGCGACGAGGACTGGAGCAAAACCCTGCAAAAAGCGTCGGAGCGGGTGTGCCAACGGCTCGGCGCAGAAAGATTTTTGATTTTGCTCTATGACCAGGATCAAGAGAAGTTTGAGGTGTGCTATCAAAACCACCCCTCCCATCGTCGCCCCCTGCCCCCTCAAATTGAAGGGCTGAATAGCGTCGATTGGCAAATGCTGGAACGCAGCACCGAGGCAGTCGGGGTCGAGAACCTGGAAGAAGACCTGAAACTGATGGCATGGCGCGAGGTGTTTCTGGATGCGGGGGTGCGATCGCTCCTGGTGTGCAGTACGGCGATGGGGCATTCCCTCGAAGGACTGCTGGTCATCGCCCACGAAAATAGTCGTACCTGGAGTCGAGCCGAGCGAGATCTGATTCGGATAGTCAGCCAGCAAATTGGGCTAATTTTGCATCAGTGGCAACTTCAGCGTCAAACCGAGCAGCAGCAAAAAGTCAATCAGACGATTCAGTGGGGGCTGACAACGATGCAGCAAACCCACGAGTTGGAGAGCCTGGAACGGGCAGCCATGCAACACATCGCGCAGGTGCTGCAAGTGCCGCTTGCCACACTGGTCACCTGGCAACCCGGACGCAAAGCCGCGAAAATTACTGCTCCCGTTGTCTCTAGCAACAAATTCTCAATCACGACTGATTTTGTCATTCCGGTCTACACGGATATGCTCGTTCAGTGGGCGTTGCAAGCCGATAGCTTGCTGCCTGTCAGTGTTGATGAACTCACCCCTGAAACGCGGCAGTGGCTCAGCGGATCTGACATTGGGCAAATTTTGGTGATGGCATTAAGAACAGCCCCAGAACACGAATCGACGGGGATTGTGATTGTCGCCGATCGCCTCGATCGCTACTGGCCTGAACGCCAACTCAACGCTTTGGGAACGCTGGTCAGCCAGTTGGCATGGTCACGACGCTATCTGGTGTTGACGGAAACCCTGACCCAACAACGAGAAAATTTAGAGCGATTGAACTGGTATAAACAACGCCGCATCGAAGACATCTATCGAACCCTGGGACTCGGCGTACGGCGGTTGAACGAGCTGAGCCACCAAAAAGATGCGCTGGCGAGTATGCGCTATCACCAAATCATTCGCCAGTTGGGAAACACCCTGTCGGCGATCGCCCCTGTGTTGCGTCAAGAAAACTGGCAACTGCATCTGGAATACGAGACGATCCCGCTAGTGAGCCTGCTCAAGCGTGCTTTAGAACGGGTGGAAACGTTGATCAAACAACGTCAACTCTGGTCACAGGTACATAACGACACCAACCTCAGTATTGGTGGTGACATTCCCAAAATTGAGTTTGTATTGTATGAGTTGCTGATTTCTGCCTGCTTGCGATCGCCACCCGGAGGGCGGCTCGATGTTTGGTGTCGCCCCATTGACACCCGTTGGTTGGAAATCTCCCTGACGGACAATGGCGTGATTGAACCTCGCCTCATCGAAGAACTGCATACGGGGCGATCGAACGATTTGTTGGCTCCCTCAACCCTCGACACGCCTCCAGGGCTGCACCTATCCATTTGTCAGAGTTTAATGCAGCAGTTGGGCGGTGAGTTTAATCTCTACCGCCTGGAAGATGGGCGGATTCTCAGTCGTCTGATTGTGCCAATTGCAGCCAATACCCCATCGACTGCGGCGACCCGAACTCGCATTCAGGAATAACCCATCTAACAATTCTTAAAATACTGAACTGCCCGAAATAGGCGGTATTCAACTCCTGCCCTCTGTAAGAGAGTATGCAGAGAGGATTTAATGAGGTGGAGGGCAATCGCCACTTTTTTTGATGAAATGGACATAGTTGTATTAAAACCCACATACAAGAGGAATCTTTTATGCAGCGTCTCAAGCATTGGCAGTTGAGCACTGTCCTGGTCTTCGCGTTAAGTTTGGGTGCTGGCATAGTCACGTCTTTAGCGGTTCAAGCCTCTGCTCAGGCACAAACCACAGTCCAGTTTTCAGATGTCCCGTCCAACTATTGGGCACGAGGATTTATCGAAGAACTAACCCGTCGGGGGATTGTGAATGGGTTTCCAGATGGTTCGTTTCGCCCAGACGCCCCAGTGACGCGATCGCAATTTGCGGCAATGGTGCAAAAGGCGTTTGACCAGGCGGTGGTGCGTGACCCCATTCGCTTCACCGATGTCTCTGAGCGATATTGGGCATCTGAGGCAATTCGCGAGGCATACACAACCGGATTCATGACCGGATATCCAGATGGTTCCTTTAACCCCAACCAAAACATCTTGAGGGCACAAGTGCTGGTGTCTCTGGCGAATGGGCTGTCCTACTCAAACCCCAATTCAGTGAGTGACACGCTGCAAGTCTACAACGATGCGAATGATATCCCCGATTACGCTCGCCCCACCGTGGCAGCCGCAACCGAAAAACAGCTTGTAGTCAACTATCCCAATCTTGACCAGCTCAACCCGACTCGTATTGCTACTCGTGCTGAAGTGGCTGCGTTTATCTACCAGGCTCTTGTCAGTGCAGGCAATGCCGATCGCTTGACCTCTCCCTATATCGTGGGACAGGCTGCACCCAGTCCAACTCCTAGCCCACAGCCGCAGGGGAGCATCCGCATTCCCAGTGGCACGACGCTGCCCACTCGCTATGACGATGCTGACAAAATCTATGTCTCGCCTCAAGAGCCAGAACCCGTACCTGTCACACTGTTAATCGATCGCGACATTATCGCTCAAAACGGGCGGTTGCTGATCCCCATCAATAGCCAGGTCGTGGGTGAACTTCAGTCCGTTCGGGGTGGTTCTCAGTTTCGAGCGAGAGAGTTGGTGCTTGCCACAGGCACTCGCATTCCGATGGATGCCTCCTCATCGCTGGTGACAAGAACTGAGGTCGTGCGTCAGAATGCCGATGTGGGTGAGATTCTCACCGGAGTAGCCCTGGGGGCTGGAGCCGCAGCAGGTATTTCGGCAGTTACGGGCGATCGCTCCATCGATGCCGGAGAGGTGTTAGGCGGTGCTGCCTTTGGGGGGCTGATTGGCTACTTTAGAGGGCGCGATCGCGTCACCCTGATTACCATTAACCCTGATGATGACCTGGACGTAACCCTCAACGATCCCCTGGTCTTGCCTTAACACAACTGTCAAGACAGTTGAGACGGGGAGTGTAGGGACTGGCGATGACCAGGAGTTCCCCCCCTGCACCCCGTCCTAATCAATGCCTCGATTGCTATAACACGTTAAAATCAGGCAAGCATATGCATTATTTCTGAGGAGTTTAACAATGTTCCTGGATGAACTCACCCCATTATTCAAAGAATTGACAGCCCATCCAGTTGCATTCTTGGGTGGTTTCTTCTCTGGGGTATTTCGGCTCAATTTGGCGGATGATCCGGTTAAGAGTTGGCTGAACGAACAGGCAGGCAGCGAGTCCTACACCTCGACCACCACAATGAACGGCAGCAAAACCAGTGGCCCTCAGTCGATCTCCATCGAATAGGACGGGCAACTTCTGCATCATTCCCCTACTGTTGCAGACCCTACAAGGTGACTGATATAACTTGATTCATCACAAAGTGCAGTTTCAAGTCTCTCACCGTTAGGAGATTTGGGGCAAAAACCTCACATCCCGTTTCCTGAACACACGCGATGCCAGCAAGGTTGCAAATAAAGGCAGAAGACTGTTCCCCGTTGGGGCAATTTATTCTGCAATACCTGGAACAGCAGGGGATCAGCATGAACCGTCTGGCAGAGTTGTCTGGCGTTCCACAACCTCGCTTGCGCGGAGCTTGCTTTAAGGGAACTTGCCCCACTCCAGAAACATTGAGAAAACTGGCTAAAGTGATGGGGAAGCACCACTTGGAGCTTTACACGCTGGCATATGAGGGTAGGGTTGAAAACTTGCCTGAAGATGCCGATGAAACCTCGCTAGATCTGTTGATGCGAGAGCTTTTTGAGACAGTACGAGAACTGGGTTTAACCGTTCCAAAAGTGCGCCCCTCTAAAGTCAAAATCCGCAGAGCCCTTTTGGAATTGGGCTTTCGGGAAGAAACCCAGGAGGACAGTAGCGATTACCTCAGCGGGGATGCCGCTTCGCGTCGTCAGGACATTGGCTAGGACAGTTACTAGCCATCAATTATCTGTATAAGGATTTTGGCAGTTGAAACCGCAACTACGAGAACAAAACCGACCTGCGTCAGTTCGATAAATCCTTGATTTTCCCTAGTGCAGCGTCACACCTTATTTTTAGGATTGTCGGTGTGAGCGACTCG
This portion of the Oscillatoria sp. FACHB-1407 genome encodes:
- the gloA gene encoding lactoylglutathione lyase — its product is MRMLHTMLRVGNLEKSLKFYCDVLGMKLLRQKDYPGGEFTLAFVGYGDEADHTVLELTYNWGTDHYDLGNAYGHIALGVDDIYATCETIRNLGGKVVREPGPMKHGSTVIAFVEDPDGYKVELIQLSTQGSESTKQEATPQLATQ
- a CDS encoding sterol desaturase family protein, encoding MVVGIAFFIGAFIFASFVEYWMHRLMHASPKVGERHRDHHRRNEGQGVVWEFRDYVKGSAIAMLIPFLFSIPAGIGWLSGALVFAAFSAYAHQLQHENPTKCFWMKMPVHYVHHRYGMWHHNFGLAVDWWDHIFRTYKPVEWRAEAEEKMPPRGYLELRWW
- a CDS encoding bifunctional 3-deoxy-7-phosphoheptulonate synthase/chorismate mutase, encoding MQKAKLALKTDTQQTTVIHLSEQVTVGGENLLIVGGPCSVESQAQMEAVASQLAIAPVQALRGGVYKPRTSPYDFQGMGLEGLQILSSIRKQYSVPVITEVMAISQIEEVMAHADVLQVGSRNMQNFDLLKALGQVNKPIVLKRGLAATIEEFVMAAEYILSHGNPNVILCERGIRSFDTYTRNVLDLGAVVALKQITHLPVIVDPSHAAGKRELVADLARAAIACGADGVMVECHPVPEQSVSDARQALSLDEMVNLVRSLRAIAAAVNRSIPVGAGTTPRLSLV
- a CDS encoding quinone-dependent dihydroorotate dehydrogenase, whose protein sequence is MDIYQAGIRPLLFSGLKADPEWLHQQAIQRLHWLNQHQSTRWGQWIGQQLEQLYSFHHPSLSQTLWGIQFSNPVGLAAGFDKDGLAAKIWSNFGFGFAELGTVTLQPQPGNPKPRLFRLTADQAVLNRMGFNNRGAAALATQLHFRATEPEAKANLGSSERNWRNSSLPLGINLGKSKVTPLEEAAADYQGSFRLLQNLGDYFVVNVSSPNTPGLRSLQSTEQLDLILQALQQANSEHKPILVKIAPDLEWEAIADVITLSQTYSLAGIIATNTTIRREGLVTQAIAATGNPITEEAGGISGAPLRQRSTDVIRYIYQKTQGTLPIIGVGGIFTAADAWEKMAAGASLVQVYTGWIYEGPWMVKRILQGLVERLEHHNMSHISEAIGCET
- a CDS encoding sensor histidine kinase, encoding MGSQKEPSAYERQLVALGRTLQSLRELENADALIETTLNYLQTEFDYALVWVGLYDRVEHRLIGKGGTTPAGDASVLKQRLALNPGDLLEQVVIQQRPLGVPDLREEARAGEWRRAAQKFNIQGTVIFPIRHKDRCYGVTLLGSVLWGISPHSEEKARLSMVLGGLGAALYQIDMDVQRQQTKRPAEPLLALLAKLRTLPTLKQRLEAIVDETHRFINADRTHIYWFEPQRRYFWQRVSTTPLRGDANSQTTGITAQEVNSFYQALAADQLVAIGEAHSSLKAEITGRLMQHLGARSLLAAPILFQQELLGFIAVEGTEARIWSEEEKNYVRGAAHLVALTAPLEQMEETIAQVKLDQALTSEVSHAIFSDEDWSKTLQKASERVCQRLGAERFLILLYDQDQEKFEVCYQNHPSHRRPLPPQIEGLNSVDWQMLERSTEAVGVENLEEDLKLMAWREVFLDAGVRSLLVCSTAMGHSLEGLLVIAHENSRTWSRAERDLIRIVSQQIGLILHQWQLQRQTEQQQKVNQTIQWGLTTMQQTHELESLERAAMQHIAQVLQVPLATLVTWQPGRKAAKITAPVVSSNKFSITTDFVIPVYTDMLVQWALQADSLLPVSVDELTPETRQWLSGSDIGQILVMALRTAPEHESTGIVIVADRLDRYWPERQLNALGTLVSQLAWSRRYLVLTETLTQQRENLERLNWYKQRRIEDIYRTLGLGVRRLNELSHQKDALASMRYHQIIRQLGNTLSAIAPVLRQENWQLHLEYETIPLVSLLKRALERVETLIKQRQLWSQVHNDTNLSIGGDIPKIEFVLYELLISACLRSPPGGRLDVWCRPIDTRWLEISLTDNGVIEPRLIEELHTGRSNDLLAPSTLDTPPGLHLSICQSLMQQLGGEFNLYRLEDGRILSRLIVPIAANTPSTAATRTRIQE
- a CDS encoding S-layer homology domain-containing protein, giving the protein MQRLKHWQLSTVLVFALSLGAGIVTSLAVQASAQAQTTVQFSDVPSNYWARGFIEELTRRGIVNGFPDGSFRPDAPVTRSQFAAMVQKAFDQAVVRDPIRFTDVSERYWASEAIREAYTTGFMTGYPDGSFNPNQNILRAQVLVSLANGLSYSNPNSVSDTLQVYNDANDIPDYARPTVAAATEKQLVVNYPNLDQLNPTRIATRAEVAAFIYQALVSAGNADRLTSPYIVGQAAPSPTPSPQPQGSIRIPSGTTLPTRYDDADKIYVSPQEPEPVPVTLLIDRDIIAQNGRLLIPINSQVVGELQSVRGGSQFRARELVLATGTRIPMDASSSLVTRTEVVRQNADVGEILTGVALGAGAAAGISAVTGDRSIDAGEVLGGAAFGGLIGYFRGRDRVTLITINPDDDLDVTLNDPLVLP
- a CDS encoding helix-turn-helix domain-containing protein; its protein translation is MPARLQIKAEDCSPLGQFILQYLEQQGISMNRLAELSGVPQPRLRGACFKGTCPTPETLRKLAKVMGKHHLELYTLAYEGRVENLPEDADETSLDLLMRELFETVRELGLTVPKVRPSKVKIRRALLELGFREETQEDSSDYLSGDAASRRQDIG